Proteins encoded together in one Etheostoma cragini isolate CJK2018 chromosome 11, CSU_Ecrag_1.0, whole genome shotgun sequence window:
- the faima gene encoding fas apoptotic inhibitory molecule a, translated as MTNDLAGVWEVALSDGVHRIEFEHGTTTGKRVIYVDGKEILRRDWMFKLVGKEAFNVGKSETKATINIDAVSGFAYEYTLEINGKSLKKYMENRSKVTSTWVLNLDGTDCRVVLEKDTMDVWCNGQNIETAGEFVDDGTETHFTLGDHNCCVKAVSSGTRRDGIIHTLLVDGTEIAECTE; from the exons ATGACGAATGATCTTGCTGGTGTGTGGGAGGTTGCACTGAGCGATGGAGTCCACAGGATAGAGTTTGAACATGGCACGACCACCGGAAAAAGGGTCATCTACGTTGATGGAAAG GAGATACTGAGACGGGACTGGATGTTCAAACTTGTGGGGAAGGAGGCATTCAATGTGGGCAAATCCGAGACCAAAGCAACCATCAACATTGATGCAGTCAGTGGTTTTGCCTATGAGTACACCTTAGAGATTAACGGGAAGAGCTTGAAGAAGTACATGGAGAACAGATCAAAGGTCACTAGCACCTGGGTTCTCAACTTGGACGGCACTGACTGCAGGGTGGTCCTGG AGAAAGACACCATGGACGTTTGGTGTAATGGACAAAACATTGAGACTGCA GGGGAGTTTGTGGATGACGGCACAGAAACCCACTTCACACTTGGAGACCACAACTGCTGCGTGAAGGCTGTGAGCAGCGGGACGAGACGAGACGGGATCATTCACACACTGCTCGTGGATGGCACAGAGATAGCTGAATGCACAGAGTGA
- the cxcr2 gene encoding C-X-C chemokine receptor type 1, protein MKLQLLIVCVMKYLVLTNQQDEEKQLTAEGVTLDLRYFDSIYNYSLYENELSAPCSVTPPGFNSLGLMITFLLVFVLSLLGNSVVVYVVCCMKKGRASTDIYLMHLAMADLVFCLTLPFWAVNAHSGWIFGNFLCKLLSGFQEASVYSGVFLLVCISVDRHFAIVRATRVLTSHRLLIKVVCSVVWLVAGMLSLPVAIQRESMHAADLGQTICYENLTGESSDRWRVGLRVMRHIVGFFLPLVVMAVCYGWMLVTLFHARNQQKQKAIRVILAVVSAFILCWLPYNITVLIDTLIRGGTLPEETCETRYTVEMVLDVTQLLAFVHCAVNPVLYAFIGEKFRNQLLLALYKQGIISKRLLVAYRKGSVNSVGSIRSRITSATV, encoded by the exons ATGAAGCTACAACTTCTGATCGTTTGTGTTATGAAgtatttggttcttaccaatCAACAAGATGAGGAAAAACAG ctcACAGCAGAGGGAGTTACCCTTGATCTGAGATACTTTGATTCCATTTACAACTATTCTTTGTATGAAAATGAACTATCTGCTCCTTGCAGTGTAACTCCTCCTGGATTTAATAGTTTGGGCCTGATGATCACCTTCTTGCTCGTGTTTGTCCTCAGCCTGTTGGGCAACAGTGTAGTTGTCTATGTGGTGTGTTGCATGAAGAAAGGTAGAGCCAGCACAGATATCTACTTGATGCACCTGGCGATGGCGGACCTTGTCTTCTGTCTTACCCTCCCATTCTGGGCCGTCAACGCTCACTCTGGTTGGATCTTCGGCAACTTCCTGTGCAAACTTCTGTCGGGCTTCCAGGAGGCATCGGTATACAGTGGTGTCTTCTTGCTGGTGTGCATCAGTGTTGACCGCCACTTTGCCATTGTGAGAGCAACACGTGTCCTGACCTCCCACCGTCTGTTAATCAAAGTGGTGTGCAGTGTGGTGTGGCTGGTGGCTGGAATGCTGTCCTTACCCGTGGCGATTCAAAGGGAGAGTATGCATGCTGCAGACCTGGGCCAAACCATTTGCTATGAAAACCTAACCGGTGAAAGCAGTGACCGCTGGCGTGTTGGCCTGCGGGTCATGCGCCACATTGTTGGCTTTTTTTTGCCGCTGGTGGTGATGGCTGTCTGCTACGGCTGGATGCTGGTGACGCTGTTCCATGCACGCAATCAACAAAAGCAAAAGGCCATTCGCGTCATCTTGGCAGTGGTGTCAGCATTCATTCTGTGCTGGCTGCCTTATAACATCACTGTCCTGATTGACACACTCATACGAGGCGGTACACTTCCAGAGGAGACATGTGAAACTCGCTATACAGTGGAAATGGTGCTAGATGTGACCCAACTGTTGGCCTTTGTACACTGTGCAGTGAATCCAGTGCTGTACGCCTTCATTGGGGAGAAGTTCCGTAACCAGCTGCTCTTAGCTCTTTACAAACAAGGGATCATCAGCAAGAGGCTCCTGGTGGCTTACAGGAAGGGATCAGTCAACAGTGTAGGGAGCATCAGATCCAGAATCACCTCTGCTACCGtgtaa